Proteins encoded by one window of Micromonospora coxensis:
- a CDS encoding DUF5753 domain-containing protein has product MDARLPRRPLAPDGRPPGRPRPDARPLRTPRTDDHPGYARATLAGGRFTTEEVDRLVTARLERQAVLHREQPPQLIAVVDETVLRRPVLDQPGLMAEQLDHLAELAQREHIQVHVVPTDAGMCLGGGRAGPDHPIRAASCPSADFARLRRQPPPPDHSQAAGNPHRRAGAGRPARRRQPATRTAGQCQPPRPSQAAGNPHRGPVPAAPPVAGGRQRGPQGPCGPPHLPPGPIESEVRLC; this is encoded by the coding sequence CTGGACGCCCGCCTGCCCAGGCGCCCGCTCGCCCCGGACGGCCGCCCGCCCGGACGCCCCCGCCCGGACGCCCGCCCGCTCCGGACGCCCCGGACGGACGACCACCCCGGGTACGCCCGGGCCACCCTCGCCGGCGGCCGGTTCACGACGGAGGAGGTCGACCGGCTCGTCACGGCCAGGTTGGAGCGACAGGCCGTGCTGCACCGCGAGCAGCCGCCCCAACTCATCGCCGTCGTGGACGAGACGGTGCTCCGCCGGCCGGTGCTCGACCAGCCGGGCCTCATGGCGGAGCAACTCGACCACCTCGCGGAGCTGGCCCAGCGAGAGCACATCCAGGTGCACGTGGTGCCGACCGACGCCGGGATGTGCCTCGGAGGCGGGAGGGCCGGCCCAGATCATCCTATTCGGGCTGCTTCCTGCCCTTCGGCAGATTTTGCCCGGCTACGGCGGCAGCCGCCACCCCCGGATCACTCGCAAGCGGCCGGCAACCCGCATCGCAGGGCCGGTGCCGGCCGCCCCGCCCGTCGCAGGCAGCCGGCAACCCGCACCGCGGGCCAGTGCCAGCCGCCCCGCCCGTCGCAGGCAGCCGGCAACCCGCACCGCGGGCCAGTGCCAGCCGCCCCACCGGTCGCGGGCGGCCGGCAACGCGGACCGCAGGGGCCGTGTGGGCCGCCCCACCTGCCACCAGGGCCGATCGAGTCTGAGGTTAGGCTGTGCTAA
- a CDS encoding HhH-GPD-type base excision DNA repair protein yields MTAMALSLPIDPAANDLLNRNPLALLTGMLLDQQIPMEKAFSSPYVLSERLGHDPDAHELAGYDPEALVQIFARPPALHRFPKAMAARVQEMCRALVDRYDGDVTRLWSDVADGRELLRRVGELPGFGRQKAQIFVALLGKRYDVRPAGWREAAGGYGEEGAHRSVADITDAESLRRVREFKQAAKAEAKAAKG; encoded by the coding sequence ATGACTGCCATGGCACTCTCGCTTCCGATCGACCCCGCGGCCAACGACCTGCTCAACCGCAACCCCCTGGCCCTGCTGACCGGGATGCTGCTGGACCAGCAGATCCCGATGGAGAAGGCGTTCTCCTCCCCGTACGTGCTCAGCGAGCGCCTCGGCCACGACCCGGACGCCCACGAGCTGGCCGGGTACGACCCGGAGGCGCTGGTGCAGATCTTCGCCCGGCCGCCCGCGCTGCACCGCTTCCCGAAGGCGATGGCCGCCCGGGTGCAGGAGATGTGCCGGGCGCTGGTCGACCGGTACGACGGCGACGTCACGCGGCTCTGGTCGGACGTCGCCGACGGCCGGGAGCTGCTGCGCCGGGTCGGTGAGCTGCCCGGGTTCGGCCGGCAGAAGGCGCAGATCTTCGTCGCCCTGCTCGGCAAGCGCTACGACGTGCGTCCGGCCGGCTGGCGGGAGGCGGCCGGCGGCTACGGCGAGGAGGGTGCCCACCGGTCGGTGGCCGACATCACCGACGCGGAGTCGCTGCGCCGGGTTCGCGAGTTCAAGCAGGCGGCCAAGGCGGAGGCGAAGGCCGCCAAGGGCTGA
- a CDS encoding low temperature requirement protein A, with translation MAHGRGEALLRGGMSSARATFLELFFDLVFVFALTRISKRLIDDVTAGGPDVLRQVAQTVILFLALWIVWSLTAWVTSRYEPDNSAIQFVVVASMFGSMVMAVATPRAFAERAVPFALAYLAVQVGRPLFLTLALRGHPRRTVTGRILIWSAVGAVPWLIGALVPSARAVLWTLALAWDYAGLALGWPIPGRGSVRASGWVVMGEHLVERYQQFFLIALGETVLVIGMTFSGAAFSAAHASAFTLSFLITALLWWIYFHRAGHVLAAAIRAARSPGLLGESASWTHLVIVAGVLLTGVGYELVIVDPYERTALSWALFVLGGPALFLAARARFEYEIFGRVSRNRVVGVVLLLGLVPVVLRLPSIGTLALSAVVLAGIAVADAARAHGRPLEQPASPL, from the coding sequence ATGGCGCACGGGCGGGGCGAGGCGCTGCTGCGCGGCGGGATGAGTTCGGCCCGGGCCACCTTCCTGGAGCTCTTCTTCGACCTGGTCTTCGTCTTCGCCCTGACCCGGATCAGCAAGCGGCTGATCGACGACGTGACGGCCGGCGGCCCGGACGTGCTCCGGCAGGTCGCGCAGACCGTGATCCTCTTCCTCGCGCTGTGGATCGTCTGGTCACTGACCGCCTGGGTGACCAGCCGGTACGAGCCGGACAACAGCGCCATCCAGTTCGTGGTGGTGGCCTCCATGTTCGGCAGCATGGTGATGGCCGTCGCGACACCGCGCGCGTTCGCCGAGCGGGCGGTGCCGTTCGCGCTGGCGTACCTCGCCGTGCAGGTCGGTCGTCCGCTCTTCCTCACCCTGGCCCTGCGCGGACATCCGCGCCGGACGGTCACCGGACGGATCCTGATCTGGTCCGCGGTCGGGGCGGTGCCCTGGCTGATCGGCGCGCTGGTGCCGTCGGCCCGGGCGGTGCTCTGGACCCTCGCCCTGGCCTGGGACTACGCCGGGCTGGCGCTGGGTTGGCCGATCCCCGGGCGCGGATCGGTGCGGGCCTCGGGCTGGGTGGTGATGGGCGAGCACCTGGTCGAGCGGTACCAGCAGTTCTTCCTGATCGCGCTCGGGGAGACCGTCCTGGTGATCGGGATGACGTTCAGCGGCGCGGCCTTCTCGGCGGCCCACGCCTCGGCCTTCACCCTGTCGTTCCTGATCACGGCACTGCTCTGGTGGATCTACTTCCACCGGGCCGGGCACGTGCTCGCGGCGGCGATCAGGGCGGCCCGCTCCCCAGGGCTGCTCGGGGAGTCGGCGAGCTGGACCCACCTGGTCATCGTGGCCGGCGTGCTGCTCACCGGAGTCGGGTACGAGCTGGTCATCGTCGACCCCTACGAGCGGACCGCCCTGTCCTGGGCGCTGTTCGTCCTCGGCGGGCCGGCGCTCTTCCTGGCCGCCCGGGCCCGCTTCGAGTACGAGATCTTCGGGCGGGTGTCCCGCAACCGGGTGGTCGGGGTGGTGCTGCTGCTCGGGCTCGTCCCGGTGGTGCTGCGCCTGCCGTCGATCGGCACGCTGGCACTGAGCGCCGTGGTGCTGGCCGGGATCGCCGTCGCCGACGCCGCGCGGGCCCACGGGCGTCCGCTGGAGCAGCCGGCATCGCCGCTGTAG
- a CDS encoding DUF3099 domain-containing protein — protein sequence MKRQAYQPILITDAARSQDDQLTSRQKRYVLMMGVRVACVIAGAILVGVKAPLLWLWLPLVGLGMILIPWLAVLLANDRPPKEQHRLAGKFQPRRRDDTPPMSLAAEERPHKVIDAEP from the coding sequence GTGAAGCGTCAGGCGTACCAGCCGATCCTGATCACCGACGCCGCACGCAGTCAGGACGATCAACTCACCAGTCGGCAGAAGCGGTACGTGCTGATGATGGGCGTCCGGGTGGCCTGCGTGATCGCCGGCGCGATCCTGGTCGGCGTGAAGGCCCCACTGCTCTGGCTCTGGCTGCCCCTGGTCGGTCTGGGCATGATCCTCATCCCCTGGCTGGCCGTGCTGCTGGCCAACGACCGCCCGCCGAAGGAGCAGCACCGGCTCGCCGGGAAGTTCCAGCCCCGCCGCCGGGACGACACCCCGCCGATGAGCCTGGCCGCCGAGGAACGGCCGCACAAGGTCATCGACGCCGAACCGTGA
- a CDS encoding carbohydrate kinase family protein, which produces MTRPARVVVVGDLITDVVAVLAGPLATGSDTPATIQVSGGGQAANTAAWLAALAVPVTLVGAVGDDGAGRDRVAELERVGVDCAIEVHPGATTGTVIVLATGDERTMVTERGANLRLTAGHVERALAAAPDAAHLHLSAYCLLDAASRPAGLAALAVARERGLTTSVDAASAAPLRRVGAAAFLSWVRDVDLLLVNADEAGVLAGGLDPGAQARVLSASARRVVVKRGGAGAVWFDRSATVSVAPSRRVAVVDVTGAGDAFAAGLLAAWLDGATPRAALTRAGDLGALAVSTVGARPAG; this is translated from the coding sequence ATGACCCGCCCCGCCCGGGTGGTGGTGGTCGGTGACCTGATCACCGACGTGGTGGCGGTGCTGGCCGGCCCGCTCGCCACCGGCTCGGACACCCCGGCGACCATCCAGGTCAGCGGGGGCGGCCAGGCGGCGAACACCGCGGCCTGGCTGGCCGCGCTGGCGGTGCCGGTGACGCTGGTGGGCGCGGTCGGCGACGACGGCGCCGGCCGGGACCGGGTGGCCGAGCTGGAGCGGGTCGGGGTGGACTGCGCGATCGAGGTGCATCCGGGCGCGACCACCGGCACGGTGATCGTGCTGGCCACCGGCGACGAGCGCACGATGGTCACCGAGCGGGGCGCGAACCTGCGGTTGACCGCCGGGCACGTCGAGCGGGCCCTGGCGGCGGCGCCCGACGCCGCCCACCTGCACCTGTCCGCGTACTGCCTGCTGGACGCCGCGTCGCGACCGGCCGGGCTGGCCGCGCTGGCCGTGGCGCGCGAGCGTGGGCTCACCACCAGCGTCGACGCGGCCTCCGCGGCGCCGCTGCGGCGGGTCGGCGCGGCGGCGTTCCTGTCCTGGGTCCGCGACGTCGACCTGCTGCTGGTCAACGCGGACGAGGCCGGCGTGCTGGCCGGCGGGCTGGACCCGGGGGCGCAGGCGCGGGTGCTGTCGGCCTCGGCGCGGCGGGTGGTGGTGAAGCGGGGTGGCGCCGGCGCGGTCTGGTTCGACCGGAGCGCGACGGTGAGCGTCGCGCCGTCGCGGCGGGTGGCGGTGGTCGACGTCACCGGCGCCGGGGACGCGTTCGCGGCGGGCCTACTGGCCGCCTGGCTCGACGGGGCGACCCCGAGGGCGGCACTGACGCGCGCCGGCGACCTCGGCGCGCTGGCGGTGTCGACGGTCGGGGCCCGGCCGGCGGGCTGA
- a CDS encoding pseudouridine-5'-phosphate glycosidase: protein MTNFHTRLGAEVADALRDGHPVVALESTIVSHGLPRPDNLRVAREIEHAVRAAGAVPATIGMVRGELVVGLDDAELTRLATTDGVSKLSVRDLAVAAATGADGATTVAATSAVAAATGIGVFATGGLGGVHREAAQSFDESADLVTLARTPITVVCAGVKSILDVGATLERLETLGVGVVGYRTRRFPGFYLTDAGFDLDWSVDSPEQVADVLVAREQQCVHDGGLIVANPLPVDEQLDPALHDRTLAEGLALLERDGVTGKAVTPFLLAHFHSATEGASLAVNVRIILRNADLAARIAVAAAARRRAA, encoded by the coding sequence GTGACCAACTTTCACACCCGTCTCGGCGCCGAGGTCGCCGACGCCCTGCGCGACGGTCACCCCGTCGTCGCCCTGGAGAGCACCATCGTCTCGCACGGTCTGCCTCGACCGGACAACCTGCGCGTGGCCCGTGAGATCGAGCACGCCGTCCGCGCCGCCGGGGCGGTCCCGGCCACCATCGGCATGGTCCGCGGCGAACTCGTCGTCGGCCTCGACGACGCCGAGCTGACCCGGCTCGCCACCACCGACGGGGTGAGCAAGCTGTCCGTACGCGATCTCGCGGTGGCCGCCGCGACCGGCGCGGACGGCGCCACCACGGTGGCCGCGACCAGCGCGGTGGCCGCGGCGACGGGGATCGGGGTGTTCGCCACCGGTGGGCTCGGCGGGGTGCACCGGGAGGCGGCGCAGAGCTTCGACGAGTCGGCCGACCTGGTCACCCTGGCCCGGACGCCGATCACGGTGGTCTGCGCCGGGGTCAAGTCGATCCTCGACGTCGGGGCCACCCTGGAGCGGCTGGAGACCCTCGGGGTCGGCGTCGTCGGCTACCGGACCCGGCGTTTCCCCGGCTTCTACCTCACCGACGCCGGCTTCGACCTGGACTGGTCGGTCGATTCCCCGGAGCAGGTGGCGGACGTGCTCGTCGCCCGGGAGCAGCAGTGCGTGCACGACGGCGGACTGATCGTGGCCAACCCCCTGCCGGTCGACGAGCAGCTCGACCCGGCGCTGCACGACCGCACCCTCGCCGAGGGCCTGGCCCTGCTGGAGCGCGACGGGGTGACCGGCAAGGCGGTGACCCCGTTCCTGCTGGCCCACTTCCACTCGGCCACCGAGGGCGCCAGCCTGGCGGTCAACGTGCGGATCATCCTGCGCAACGCCGACCTGGCCGCCCGGATCGCCGTCGCCGCGGCGGCCCGCCGACGCGCGGCATGA
- a CDS encoding DUF3039 domain-containing protein, which translates to MSTQILERPELKDADTGPEMFHYVRKEKIAESAVMGTYVVALCGETFPVTKAAKPGSPVCPKCKEIYDSYAE; encoded by the coding sequence GTGAGCACACAGATTCTTGAGCGTCCCGAGCTGAAGGACGCCGACACCGGTCCCGAGATGTTCCACTACGTCCGTAAGGAGAAGATCGCCGAAAGTGCCGTCATGGGCACCTACGTCGTGGCGCTCTGTGGCGAGACGTTCCCGGTGACCAAGGCGGCCAAGCCCGGCTCTCCGGTCTGCCCGAAGTGCAAGGAGATCTACGACTCGTACGCCGAGTGA
- a CDS encoding trimeric intracellular cation channel family protein gives MTTSTALLFADLTGVAVFAASGASAAVAKRLDLFGVVFVGFVAALGGGIFRDLAIDEVPPLAFADWRYATTAAVTAAAVFWLHPQFARLRTTVLVLDAAGLALFTVTGTLKALDAQVPAVGACVIGMLTAIGGGLGRDLLTAEIPVVLRREIYAVAALVGAIAVALLDSLGRADTLWLTAAAVLVFVLRLVALRRRWSAPIATLRPPKTGVRGPQP, from the coding sequence GTGACCACCTCCACCGCCCTGCTCTTCGCCGACCTCACCGGAGTGGCCGTCTTCGCCGCCTCCGGGGCCTCCGCGGCGGTGGCCAAGCGCCTCGACCTCTTCGGAGTCGTCTTCGTCGGCTTCGTCGCCGCCCTCGGCGGAGGGATCTTCCGGGACCTGGCCATCGACGAGGTGCCCCCGCTGGCCTTCGCCGACTGGCGGTACGCCACCACCGCCGCGGTCACCGCCGCCGCCGTGTTCTGGCTGCACCCCCAGTTCGCCCGGCTCCGGACCACGGTGCTCGTGCTGGACGCCGCCGGACTGGCCCTGTTCACCGTCACCGGCACGCTCAAGGCCCTCGACGCGCAGGTGCCGGCCGTCGGCGCCTGCGTCATCGGCATGCTCACCGCGATCGGCGGCGGGCTCGGCCGGGACCTGCTCACCGCCGAGATCCCGGTGGTGCTGCGCCGGGAGATCTACGCGGTCGCCGCCCTCGTCGGGGCGATCGCCGTGGCGCTGCTGGACTCGCTGGGGCGCGCCGACACCCTCTGGCTGACCGCGGCGGCGGTGCTGGTCTTCGTCCTCCGGCTGGTGGCCCTGCGGCGACGCTGGTCCGCGCCGATCGCGACGCTGCGCCCCCCGAAGACCGGCGTCCGAGGCCCCCAACCCTGA
- a CDS encoding DEAD/DEAH box helicase, protein MAPRLPALESFPPLRAWQRKAMVEYLRRRTEDFTAVATPGAGKTTFALRIAAELLVDGTVEAVTVVAPTEHLKTQWAEAAARVGIHLDSAFRNADVHSSTDFHGAVVTYAQVGMAPHVHKRRTLTRRTLVILDEIHHAGDSRTWGDGVKAAFEPAVRRLMLTGTPFRSDDNPIPFVEYERGGDGLLRSRADSVYGYSDALRDGVVRPVLFLAYSGETRWRTNAGDELAARLGEPMTQDLVAQAWRTALDPAGDWMPQVLRAADARLTVLRNAGMPDAGGLVIASDQQNARSYAKLIEQVTGEKAAVVLSDDVGASARIATFAASEQRWLVAVRMVSEGVDIPRLAVGVYATSASTPLYFAQAIGRFVRARRPGETASVFLPSVPHLLGLASEMEAARDHVLGKPKDREGFDDDLLERAQRDEQASGELEKRFTALSATAELDQVIFDGASFGTAAQAGTPEEEEYLGLPGLLTADQVSMLLTKRQAEQLAAQRRRTATRAAEPAAEASAPPAAPMSAAQRRVALRRQLNALVAARHHRTGQPHGKIHAELRRLCGGPPSAQATIEQLEERIATVQTL, encoded by the coding sequence GTGGCACCCCGGTTGCCGGCGCTCGAGTCGTTCCCACCCCTGCGTGCCTGGCAACGCAAGGCGATGGTGGAGTACCTGCGCCGCCGGACCGAGGACTTCACCGCGGTCGCCACCCCCGGCGCGGGCAAGACCACCTTCGCCCTGCGGATCGCCGCCGAACTGCTCGTCGACGGCACCGTCGAGGCGGTCACCGTGGTCGCCCCGACCGAGCACCTGAAGACCCAGTGGGCCGAGGCCGCGGCCCGGGTCGGCATCCACCTCGACTCCGCGTTCCGCAACGCCGACGTGCACTCCTCCACCGACTTCCACGGCGCGGTCGTCACGTACGCCCAGGTCGGCATGGCCCCGCACGTGCACAAACGGCGCACCCTGACCCGGCGCACCCTGGTCATCCTCGACGAGATCCACCACGCCGGCGACTCCCGTACCTGGGGCGACGGCGTCAAGGCGGCCTTCGAGCCCGCGGTACGCCGGCTGATGCTCACCGGCACCCCGTTCCGCTCCGACGACAACCCCATCCCGTTCGTGGAGTACGAGCGCGGCGGCGACGGGCTGCTGCGCTCGCGCGCCGACTCGGTCTACGGCTACTCCGACGCGCTGCGCGACGGCGTCGTGCGGCCGGTGCTCTTCCTGGCGTACTCGGGGGAGACCCGGTGGCGCACCAACGCTGGCGACGAACTGGCCGCGCGACTGGGCGAGCCGATGACCCAGGACCTCGTCGCGCAGGCCTGGCGCACCGCCCTCGACCCGGCCGGGGACTGGATGCCGCAGGTGCTGCGGGCCGCCGACGCCCGGCTCACCGTGCTGCGCAACGCCGGCATGCCCGACGCGGGCGGCCTGGTGATCGCCAGCGACCAGCAGAACGCCCGCTCGTACGCCAAGCTGATCGAGCAGGTCACCGGGGAGAAGGCCGCGGTGGTGCTCTCCGACGACGTGGGCGCCTCCGCCCGGATCGCGACGTTCGCGGCGTCCGAGCAGCGGTGGCTGGTCGCCGTCCGGATGGTCTCCGAGGGCGTCGACATCCCCCGGCTCGCCGTCGGCGTGTACGCCACCAGCGCCAGCACCCCGCTCTACTTCGCCCAGGCGATCGGACGCTTCGTGCGGGCCCGCCGCCCCGGGGAGACCGCCTCGGTCTTCCTGCCCAGCGTGCCGCACCTGCTCGGGCTGGCCAGCGAGATGGAGGCCGCCCGGGACCACGTGCTGGGCAAGCCCAAGGACCGGGAGGGCTTCGACGACGACCTGCTGGAGCGCGCCCAGCGCGACGAGCAGGCCAGCGGTGAGCTGGAGAAGCGGTTCACCGCCCTCTCCGCGACCGCCGAGCTGGATCAGGTGATCTTCGACGGGGCGTCGTTCGGCACCGCCGCCCAGGCGGGAACCCCGGAGGAGGAGGAGTACCTGGGCCTGCCCGGGCTGCTCACCGCCGACCAGGTCTCGATGCTGCTCACCAAGCGGCAGGCCGAACAGCTCGCCGCCCAGCGCCGCCGGACCGCCACCCGGGCCGCTGAGCCGGCCGCTGAGGCGTCCGCCCCGCCGGCCGCGCCGATGAGTGCCGCCCAGCGTCGGGTGGCGCTGCGTCGCCAACTCAACGCCCTGGTGGCCGCCCGCCACCACCGGACCGGCCAGCCGCACGGCAAGATCCACGCCGAGCTGCGCCGGCTCTGCGGTGGCCCGCCCAGCGCCCAGGCGACCATCGAGCAGCTCGAAGAGCGCATCGCGACCGTGCAGACCCTCTGA
- a CDS encoding DUF7455 domain-containing protein: MTPTLTPPPETVAPPAADERCDRCNAAGKLRITLAGGSELVFCGHHANKYAEDLVKITVKYATDPEFSWRGADLMAN; this comes from the coding sequence ATGACCCCGACCCTCACGCCGCCGCCCGAGACGGTGGCTCCCCCAGCCGCCGATGAACGGTGCGACCGCTGCAATGCTGCCGGCAAGCTCCGGATCACTCTGGCGGGTGGGAGCGAGCTGGTGTTCTGTGGGCACCACGCGAACAAGTACGCGGAGGATCTCGTGAAGATCACCGTGAAGTACGCGACGGACCCGGAGTTCAGCTGGCGTGGCGCCGATCTGATGGCGAACTGA